One part of the Sorangiineae bacterium MSr11954 genome encodes these proteins:
- a CDS encoding chemotaxis protein CheA: MAEHGGGGRGDPGDKAREEFFSEAQELIDGLGRDLLALDAVSKGGRTDPELINDIFRAVHTLKGLAGLFGATLMSGLSHELEDVLDDLRLGRLDLTAAVLDVLFRAVELYARILAAERSDTPEEPAQEVKALLHLLGQVSQRRGGGGASPVAQYELDPGLLGVLTEYEEYRLRTNISQGVSLFRIRVQFRLDTIDSALDELKARARPHGEIITYLPTGAGGDSDSIELEILLASHAPLPVLEAALGGSYALIEEVQRRGPRSKPPPTVAPYAPEPPQPVPPGSQAPDESPEPRSTFHPGPIERPEPPAPGFPATEEDVFGAEFHTIAPTGQMPVVEPRPSAMPPMQREIPLPVVWGRETSTTSSTPSDFPPPHPPIGDVRFTHRSRATDVDDILRSIPPPPPAEKPQSYPPAAAGREMSLRSVSQTVRVDIRKLDHLMNIVGELAITRTSLAKLSDKVRLRPEMRSLANELYRLHRAFERNLAQMQNGILEVRMVPLGQAFDKLARIVRQISREHDKQVNLVVTGAETEIDKLIVEELSDPLMHMIRNAIDHGIEQREERERVGKPTVGTIALNAFQKGNHVVIEVEDDGAGMNTQVLLASAVRRGLLTREQAAELLPHEILGLVFLPGFTTRGEATDLSGRGVGMDIVKTNISRMGGIIDISSEVGIGTKMTITLPITLAVISVLVIEIAGRTYAIPLASVEEAIVFDEREVRAVEEREVMNQRGRTLPICRLWKLFGHAPLEPLEPTKNEKRFVVIAAVGNRKLGFVVDRLVGQQDIVIKALGKSLARVRGFAGATELGDQRVALVLDVAALVEEVLSGDGERLLEGRGERNEGRALETRTEGKLGDGRARA, encoded by the coding sequence ATGGCGGAGCACGGCGGCGGGGGGCGCGGTGATCCCGGCGACAAGGCGCGCGAAGAGTTTTTCTCCGAGGCCCAGGAGCTCATCGATGGCCTGGGGCGCGATCTTCTCGCCCTCGACGCGGTCTCCAAGGGCGGCCGCACCGACCCGGAGCTCATCAACGATATTTTCCGCGCCGTTCATACGCTGAAGGGCCTGGCGGGCCTCTTTGGCGCCACGTTGATGAGTGGGCTCTCGCACGAGCTCGAAGACGTCCTCGACGATCTGCGTTTGGGCCGGCTCGATCTGACGGCCGCCGTCCTCGATGTGCTCTTTCGTGCGGTCGAGCTCTACGCGCGGATCCTCGCGGCGGAGCGGAGCGATACCCCGGAGGAGCCGGCGCAAGAGGTGAAGGCGCTGCTCCACTTGTTGGGGCAGGTCTCGCAGCGGCGGGGTGGGGGCGGCGCAAGCCCGGTGGCGCAGTACGAGCTCGACCCGGGCTTGCTCGGCGTGCTCACGGAGTACGAGGAGTACCGGCTGCGAACCAATATTTCGCAGGGGGTCTCGCTCTTCCGCATCCGCGTCCAGTTCCGCCTGGACACCATCGACTCGGCGCTGGACGAGCTCAAGGCGCGCGCGCGGCCGCACGGCGAGATCATCACGTACCTTCCCACGGGCGCGGGCGGCGACAGCGACAGCATCGAGCTGGAGATCCTGCTCGCGAGCCATGCGCCGCTCCCCGTGCTCGAGGCGGCGCTCGGCGGGTCGTATGCGCTCATCGAAGAAGTTCAGCGCCGCGGTCCGCGCAGCAAGCCGCCGCCGACGGTCGCGCCGTACGCGCCGGAGCCTCCGCAGCCTGTGCCGCCCGGATCGCAGGCGCCCGACGAGAGCCCCGAGCCGCGCTCCACCTTCCACCCGGGACCCATCGAGCGCCCCGAGCCCCCCGCGCCGGGCTTCCCCGCCACGGAAGAGGACGTGTTCGGCGCCGAATTTCATACGATTGCACCCACCGGGCAGATGCCGGTGGTGGAGCCTCGCCCGTCCGCGATGCCCCCGATGCAGCGCGAGATCCCGCTGCCGGTGGTGTGGGGCCGAGAGACCTCCACCACCTCGTCGACCCCCTCCGACTTTCCCCCTCCGCATCCTCCCATTGGCGACGTGCGCTTCACGCACCGAAGCCGGGCGACGGACGTCGACGACATTCTTCGGTCGATCCCGCCGCCCCCGCCCGCGGAGAAGCCGCAGTCGTACCCCCCGGCGGCGGCCGGGCGCGAGATGTCGCTGCGCTCCGTGAGCCAAACGGTGCGCGTCGACATTCGCAAGCTCGATCACCTGATGAACATCGTGGGCGAGCTGGCCATCACCCGCACCTCCCTGGCGAAGCTCTCGGACAAGGTGCGGCTCAGGCCCGAGATGCGCTCGCTCGCCAACGAGCTGTATCGGCTGCACCGCGCCTTCGAGCGCAACCTCGCGCAGATGCAGAACGGCATCCTCGAGGTGCGCATGGTGCCGCTGGGGCAAGCCTTCGACAAGCTCGCCCGCATCGTGCGTCAGATTTCGCGCGAGCACGACAAGCAGGTCAACCTGGTGGTGACCGGCGCCGAGACGGAGATCGACAAGCTCATCGTCGAGGAGCTGAGCGATCCGCTCATGCACATGATCCGCAACGCCATCGATCATGGCATCGAGCAGCGCGAGGAGCGGGAGCGGGTGGGCAAGCCCACCGTGGGGACCATCGCCCTCAACGCCTTTCAGAAGGGCAACCACGTCGTCATCGAGGTGGAGGACGACGGCGCCGGCATGAACACCCAGGTGCTGCTGGCCAGCGCCGTGCGCCGCGGCTTGCTCACGCGCGAGCAGGCGGCGGAGCTCTTGCCGCACGAGATCTTGGGGCTCGTCTTTCTCCCGGGCTTCACCACGCGCGGGGAGGCCACCGATCTCTCGGGCCGCGGGGTGGGGATGGACATCGTCAAGACGAACATCTCCCGCATGGGCGGCATCATCGACATCTCGAGCGAGGTGGGCATCGGGACCAAGATGACCATCACGCTCCCCATCACCCTGGCCGTGATCAGCGTGCTGGTGATCGAGATCGCGGGGCGCACCTACGCCATACCGCTGGCCAGCGTGGAGGAGGCCATCGTCTTCGACGAACGCGAGGTCCGCGCCGTCGAGGAGCGCGAGGTGATGAACCAGCGCGGCCGCACCCTGCCCATTTGCCGCCTGTGGAAGCTCTTCGGTCATGCTCCGCTCGAGCCGCTCGAGCCGACCAAAAATGAGAAGCGATTCGTGGTCATCGCGGCCGTCGGCAATCGTAAGCTCGGGTTCGTGGTGGATCGGTTGGTCGGACAGCAGGACATCGTGATCAAGGCCCTCGGAAAGTCGCTGGCGCGGGTGCGCGGCTTTGCCGGGGCGACGGAGCTGGGCGATCAGCGGGTGGCGCTGGTGCTCGACGTGGCGGCGCTGGTCGAAGAGGTGCTGAGCGGCGACGGCGAGCGCCTCCTGGAAGGGCGCGGCGAGCGAAACGAGGGCCGGGCGCTGGAAACTCGAACGGAAGGGAAATTGGGCGATGGCCGCGCTCGTGCGTAG
- a CDS encoding protein-glutamate O-methyltransferase CheR, whose product MARTPFGDGDPIIREDEYRLLRDLVSARIGINLASTSRQSVARRLRERLSVLNLASFTEYFQYLRFHPLARHEWEEAVELLTTNETYFFREDFQLRAFSDEILPMLHERNKQRKRLFIWSAGCSTGEEVYSIAILVHQSNLFPGWDVRIFGSDISRRCVATARRGVYGSASFRATPAELRRQYFVERPDGAHVVDWIKPMCHFGQMNLLDEDKARILGRVDVVFCRNVLIYFDAHVRRRVIDIFHDRLYPGGVLLLGHSESLLNVSTAFELLHLKEDLVYKKPTLAQSSTMANRS is encoded by the coding sequence GTGGCGCGGACTCCGTTCGGCGATGGGGACCCGATCATCCGCGAGGACGAGTACCGCCTTTTGCGCGATCTGGTGAGCGCGCGCATCGGCATCAACTTGGCATCCACCTCCCGCCAGAGCGTGGCACGGAGGCTGCGAGAACGGTTGAGCGTGCTGAATCTTGCGTCCTTCACAGAATACTTTCAGTACCTTCGGTTTCACCCGCTCGCGCGGCACGAATGGGAGGAGGCGGTCGAGTTGCTGACCACGAACGAGACCTACTTCTTCCGCGAGGATTTTCAGCTCCGCGCCTTCAGCGACGAGATCCTGCCGATGCTGCACGAGCGCAACAAGCAGCGAAAGCGCCTCTTCATTTGGAGCGCGGGCTGCTCGACCGGCGAAGAAGTTTACAGCATCGCAATTCTGGTCCACCAGTCGAACCTCTTCCCGGGCTGGGACGTACGGATCTTCGGTTCGGACATCTCACGCCGGTGCGTGGCGACGGCGCGGCGTGGCGTTTATGGCTCGGCATCCTTTCGTGCCACGCCTGCCGAGCTGCGTCGGCAGTACTTCGTGGAGCGACCGGATGGGGCTCATGTGGTGGACTGGATCAAGCCCATGTGCCACTTCGGTCAGATGAATCTGCTCGACGAAGACAAGGCCCGTATCTTGGGGCGGGTCGATGTCGTATTTTGCCGCAACGTTCTCATCTACTTCGATGCGCACGTCCGCCGTCGCGTCATCGACATTTTCCACGACAGACTGTATCCAGGTGGGGTTCTCTTGCTCGGTCACTCCGAATCGCTGCTCAACGTTTCCACCGCATTCGAGCTTTTGCACTTGAAGGAAGACTTGGTCTACAAAAAGCCCACCTTGGCGCAAAGTTCTACGATGGCAAATCGGTCGTGA
- a CDS encoding response regulator, translating to MPKVLVVEDSPSARAFVRAILEEPEFAHALGGCQVTEASSGFEAMRLLPRGPYDLIITDINMAAINGLELIRFIRMSEHHRSTPLVIISTLAAQRDIDKGLALGADAYLPKPFTAEALRATCVRALGGAKTEAGSHPGPVGSAGSSGSTGSEGAVAQSPGEAKR from the coding sequence ATGCCCAAAGTTCTCGTGGTGGAAGATTCGCCTTCGGCGCGGGCGTTCGTGCGCGCCATCCTGGAAGAACCGGAGTTCGCTCATGCGCTCGGCGGGTGTCAGGTCACCGAGGCTTCGAGCGGGTTCGAGGCCATGCGCCTTCTTCCGCGTGGTCCTTACGACCTCATCATTACCGACATCAACATGGCGGCGATCAACGGCCTGGAGCTCATTCGCTTCATCCGCATGTCCGAGCACCATCGCTCGACGCCGCTGGTCATCATCTCCACCCTCGCGGCCCAGCGCGATATCGACAAGGGCTTGGCCCTCGGCGCCGACGCCTACCTCCCCAAGCCGTTCACGGCCGAGGCGCTCCGCGCCACATGTGTGAGGGCCCTGGGCGGCGCCAAGACCGAGGCGGGATCGCACCCGGGTCCGGTGGGGTCGGCGGGTTCTTCGGGTTCGACGGGTTCGGAGGGCGCCGTGGCTCAGTCTCCCGGCGAAGCGAAGCGTTAA
- a CDS encoding competence/damage-inducible protein A, which translates to MQPAKTAAVLIIGNELLSGKVEEANLRVLARSLRDLGIQLRRVVMVLDDIDTIAREVRELSTTHDWLFTSGGVGPTHDDVTVDAVAKAFGVKVVISPEMRDMLIEHYEERCTEGHLRMALIPEGATLETTEAIRWPTIRLENTWLMPGVPEVFRMKIPVLVEKLGQHDPYVSTAVYTKMEEGDLKPLLDQVVADFPEVDVGSYPKWLDPSYKTKVTFDGRDRSLVFAARDRFLSTLPSNEPQRVD; encoded by the coding sequence ATGCAGCCCGCGAAGACCGCTGCGGTCCTCATCATTGGCAACGAGCTTCTGTCGGGCAAAGTCGAGGAGGCCAACCTTCGTGTGTTGGCGCGAAGCCTCCGCGACCTGGGCATCCAACTGCGCCGCGTCGTCATGGTGCTCGATGACATCGACACCATCGCCCGCGAGGTGCGCGAGCTCTCCACCACGCATGACTGGCTCTTCACCTCCGGCGGGGTCGGCCCAACGCACGACGATGTCACGGTCGATGCGGTCGCCAAGGCCTTTGGCGTCAAGGTGGTGATCAGCCCCGAGATGCGGGACATGCTCATCGAGCATTACGAGGAGCGCTGCACGGAGGGGCACCTTCGCATGGCGCTGATCCCCGAGGGCGCCACCCTCGAGACGACCGAGGCCATCCGCTGGCCTACCATTCGCCTCGAGAACACCTGGCTCATGCCCGGGGTCCCCGAGGTCTTCCGGATGAAAATCCCCGTGCTGGTGGAAAAGCTCGGCCAACACGATCCCTATGTCTCCACCGCGGTGTACACCAAAATGGAGGAGGGCGACCTCAAGCCGCTGCTCGACCAAGTCGTCGCCGACTTTCCCGAGGTCGACGTCGGCTCCTACCCCAAGTGGCTCGATCCCTCGTACAAGACGAAGGTGACCTTCGACGGGCGGGACCGCTCCCTGGTCTTTGCCGCCCGAGACCGCTTTTTGTCGACCTTGCCCTCGAACGAACCGCAGCGGGTGGATTAA
- a CDS encoding chemotaxis protein CheW produces MAALVRRRAEQRALRRAADGQRTEYLAFSLAGEIYAVEIHSINEILKPPPITEVPRAEPSVIGVVSVRGRLVTVIDLRKRFGVQDAAIGHLTRILLVDKGDEKLGLLVDEVLQVYRLTETEIEPANVLGGDQPAHILGIGRPKDGTGRRDFGSLLVLLDLRPILEG; encoded by the coding sequence ATGGCCGCGCTCGTGCGTAGACGCGCCGAACAGCGCGCCCTGCGGCGGGCGGCGGACGGGCAGCGAACGGAGTACCTCGCCTTTTCGCTGGCGGGCGAGATCTACGCGGTGGAGATCCACTCCATCAACGAGATCCTCAAGCCGCCGCCCATCACCGAGGTGCCGCGGGCGGAGCCTTCGGTCATCGGGGTGGTGAGCGTGCGCGGGCGGCTGGTGACCGTGATCGATCTCCGCAAGCGCTTTGGCGTGCAGGATGCGGCGATCGGCCACTTGACCCGCATCTTGCTGGTGGACAAGGGGGATGAGAAGCTCGGGCTCTTGGTGGACGAGGTGCTCCAGGTCTACCGTCTGACCGAGACGGAGATCGAGCCCGCCAACGTGCTCGGAGGGGATCAACCCGCGCACATCCTCGGGATCGGTCGGCCGAAGGATGGAACCGGGCGCCGCGACTTCGGTTCTCTGCTCGTGCTGCTCGATTTGCGGCCTATCCTGGAGGGATGA
- a CDS encoding chemotaxis protein CheW, with product MAQHYSRPRHDPLKNLVAFVIGDVNYAFSIDCVREIVNPLPVIELPSSPQAVAGVADYRGDVVPVIDLRVRFGLPPVTITRRTKWILVDVGRRLVAVIVDAVTDVFGTGGAELRPAPPLGHGDDVRGIAGVTSFADLMVFVLDPNRFAGITDALPMGDVPLALGASPSFGGEDA from the coding sequence GTGGCGCAGCATTACTCCCGTCCCCGCCATGATCCGTTGAAGAACCTGGTGGCGTTCGTCATCGGCGACGTGAACTATGCGTTTTCCATCGATTGCGTGCGCGAGATCGTCAACCCGCTCCCGGTCATCGAGCTGCCGAGCTCACCGCAGGCCGTGGCAGGGGTGGCCGATTACCGCGGGGATGTGGTGCCGGTCATCGACCTGCGGGTGCGGTTTGGCTTGCCTCCAGTGACGATCACGCGAAGGACGAAGTGGATCCTGGTGGATGTGGGGCGCAGACTGGTAGCCGTGATCGTCGATGCCGTGACAGACGTATTCGGCACCGGTGGGGCCGAGCTAAGGCCGGCACCGCCGCTGGGACATGGCGATGATGTGCGGGGCATCGCGGGGGTGACCAGCTTCGCCGACCTGATGGTGTTCGTGCTGGATCCGAACCGTTTTGCCGGCATCACCGATGCCCTCCCCATGGGCGACGTACCGCTCGCCCTCGGCGCGTCCCCCTCGTTTGGTGGCGAGGACGCATGA
- a CDS encoding helix-turn-helix transcriptional regulator, whose protein sequence is MTPEAIKELRKELACTAKELAAALGIEQKTVFAWEQGELFPTKQFVDKMNALRAAGPSAIPRKSKGASPVKSLADPVLWELFRKLLAHKKLRDDVVKLAAGYSDPADEE, encoded by the coding sequence ATGACGCCGGAGGCGATCAAGGAGCTTCGAAAGGAGCTCGCGTGCACGGCCAAAGAGCTCGCGGCGGCGCTGGGGATCGAGCAAAAGACGGTGTTCGCGTGGGAGCAGGGGGAGCTCTTTCCGACGAAGCAGTTCGTCGACAAGATGAACGCGCTGCGCGCCGCCGGGCCCTCGGCGATCCCGCGCAAGTCGAAGGGCGCGAGCCCCGTGAAGTCGCTCGCCGATCCGGTGCTGTGGGAGCTTTTTCGCAAGCTTCTCGCGCACAAGAAGCTTCGCGACGATGTCGTGAAGCTCGCCGCGGGCTACTCGGATCCGGCCGACGAGGAGTGA
- a CDS encoding TldD/PmbA family protein: MTTPQDPQLDELLVLGDRVVKMATAGGVTVAECLLRNGAELSAKVRLGEPELVEEAGHRSVGLRVMKGKQVATTSTSDLSEAGIERFVKDALELVELAQEDPFAGPADPSLLADPTSLVDLELYDPSGGKVAAGEAIALAKKGEAAARAFDARITNSEGASFGRTAGGVAMVLSSGFRVAYKGSFCSLSVVPIAADGAGKNRRGYHWTAKRFLAELDDAEEVGREAARRTLQKLGARPVPTTEAPVIFDPDAARSILGLLAGCVMGSAIWRKSSYLVGREGTRVASDLVTVVDDPLIARAPGSRPVDGEGLASRKNLVVEKGILRTFLCDSYSARKLSRGSTASASRGSSAGVGPGTTNFILEPGKDSHDAIVKGTKRGLYVTEMMGFGFNAVTGDFSRGAAGFWIENGELTFPVSEVTISLNVDELLQSIDAIGDDLDLRTSTASPTFRVAKMTIAGAG, translated from the coding sequence ATGACGACGCCGCAAGATCCGCAGCTCGACGAACTTCTCGTACTGGGCGACCGCGTAGTAAAAATGGCCACCGCAGGTGGTGTCACCGTCGCGGAGTGTTTGCTCCGAAACGGCGCGGAGCTCTCCGCGAAGGTGCGCCTCGGGGAGCCCGAGCTGGTCGAAGAGGCGGGGCATCGCTCCGTCGGCCTGCGCGTGATGAAGGGCAAGCAGGTGGCCACCACCTCCACCAGCGATCTCTCCGAGGCGGGCATCGAGCGCTTCGTGAAGGACGCGCTGGAGCTCGTGGAGCTGGCGCAAGAAGACCCCTTCGCCGGCCCCGCCGATCCGAGCCTGCTCGCCGATCCGACGAGCCTCGTCGATCTGGAGCTCTACGATCCCTCGGGCGGCAAGGTGGCGGCGGGCGAGGCGATCGCGCTCGCCAAGAAGGGCGAGGCGGCGGCGCGCGCGTTCGATGCGCGCATCACCAACAGCGAGGGCGCGAGCTTCGGCCGGACCGCGGGCGGCGTGGCCATGGTGCTCTCGAGCGGCTTCCGCGTGGCCTACAAGGGCTCGTTCTGCTCGCTCAGCGTGGTGCCCATCGCGGCCGACGGCGCGGGCAAGAACCGTCGCGGCTACCACTGGACGGCCAAGCGTTTCTTGGCGGAGCTCGACGACGCCGAGGAGGTGGGTCGCGAGGCGGCGCGCCGCACCTTGCAGAAGCTGGGCGCGCGCCCGGTGCCCACCACCGAGGCGCCGGTGATCTTCGATCCGGACGCCGCGCGTTCCATCCTCGGTCTTCTGGCCGGCTGCGTGATGGGCAGCGCCATCTGGCGAAAGTCGAGCTACCTGGTGGGCCGCGAAGGCACGCGGGTCGCGAGCGATCTGGTGACGGTGGTCGACGATCCGCTCATCGCGCGCGCGCCGGGCTCGCGTCCGGTCGACGGCGAGGGGCTCGCGAGCCGCAAGAACCTGGTCGTGGAGAAGGGCATTTTGCGCACGTTCCTCTGCGACAGCTACTCGGCGCGCAAGCTCTCGCGCGGCAGCACGGCCAGCGCCAGCCGCGGCAGCTCGGCGGGCGTGGGGCCGGGCACGACGAACTTCATCCTGGAGCCGGGCAAGGACTCGCACGACGCGATCGTGAAGGGGACCAAGCGCGGGCTGTACGTGACCGAGATGATGGGGTTCGGCTTCAACGCCGTGACCGGCGACTTCTCGCGCGGCGCGGCGGGCTTCTGGATCGAGAACGGGGAGCTTACGTTTCCGGTGAGCGAGGTGACCATTTCGCTCAATGTCGACGAGCTCCTGCAGAGCATCGACGCGATCGGCGACGATCTGGATCTGCGCACGTCGACGGCGTCGCCGACCTTCCGCGTGGCGAAGATGACCATCGCCGGCGCGGGCTAG
- a CDS encoding HEAT repeat domain-containing protein gives MMAGADVERIERALSDEDPEARRLAVQKLPLVRGADGARLLVRALGDADWRVRKEAAVAAPLHEARDHIVSYLLDALDDKQNIGLRNAAVEALITIGPDAVTGAIDALARLDADGRKLAVEVLGGIPDSRGVIPLARALDDTDPNVRAAAAEALGQAGLSSEETRMQATRELTRCLSNDDVMVKLAALEALTRLDARLPWSLYEPLVQHPLLRRQAVAAASRSREETALLALVEATGDRSMTIAREALISLGGWLLTESVGTEQLARVRRAIRASERAVGFVRRCAKDRSDSARPYALLALGLIRDPADLAIIAEALSDEELDEQAALALDIFGREATAPLTEMLPRASEHTRALLLSLLPRLDPEPDASLLVMLREALDDPSVDVALAAIKGLATSGDASDLGRMISLTNHFDVRVAKASVLALRALTAMHPGPARMLLRGLAPDGEHVTAGCAMVAALAGVADGALPDVEFVRRALSNPDPRARRVAVESLATLGGEEAKSAVVFALADEEREVRIAAVRALGRLGHGEPLVALIGSSDDRDVIAATLRALAEADPHQGLLSARPLVRSPDAAIACAAVEAIRGSVGALRDDVLFDALEHSDSEVVKLALAELSRSSDARALARLGTCLDHPSWEVRRLASELLGHSKAPAAKELLRTRLEREKEPIVRGALTLALSLRPPPGSEED, from the coding sequence ATGATGGCAGGGGCCGACGTGGAGCGGATCGAGCGCGCGCTCTCGGACGAAGATCCGGAGGCGCGGCGGCTCGCCGTGCAGAAGCTCCCGCTCGTTCGTGGGGCCGACGGCGCGCGGCTCTTGGTGCGCGCGCTCGGCGACGCCGACTGGCGGGTGCGCAAAGAAGCCGCGGTGGCCGCGCCGCTCCACGAGGCGCGCGATCACATCGTCTCGTACCTGCTCGATGCGCTCGACGACAAGCAGAACATCGGGCTGCGCAACGCCGCGGTCGAGGCGCTCATCACCATCGGCCCCGACGCGGTCACCGGCGCCATCGACGCGCTCGCCCGCCTCGATGCCGACGGGCGCAAGCTCGCGGTCGAGGTCCTCGGCGGCATCCCCGACTCGCGCGGCGTGATCCCGCTCGCCCGCGCGCTCGACGACACCGATCCCAACGTGCGCGCCGCCGCGGCCGAAGCCCTCGGGCAAGCGGGGCTCTCCAGCGAGGAGACGCGCATGCAGGCCACGCGCGAGCTCACGCGCTGCCTCTCCAACGACGACGTGATGGTGAAGCTGGCGGCGCTGGAAGCGCTCACCCGGCTCGACGCGCGCCTGCCTTGGAGCCTGTACGAGCCCTTGGTGCAGCACCCGCTCCTGCGCCGCCAGGCGGTGGCCGCCGCCTCGCGCTCGCGGGAGGAGACCGCGCTCTTGGCGCTGGTCGAGGCCACCGGCGATCGCTCGATGACCATCGCGCGCGAGGCGCTCATCTCGCTCGGCGGCTGGCTCTTGACCGAGTCGGTGGGCACCGAGCAGCTGGCGCGGGTGCGGCGCGCGATCCGGGCCTCCGAGCGCGCCGTGGGCTTCGTGCGGAGGTGCGCCAAAGATCGCTCCGACAGCGCCCGGCCGTACGCGCTCTTGGCGCTCGGCTTGATCCGCGATCCCGCCGATCTGGCGATCATCGCCGAGGCGCTCTCCGACGAGGAGCTCGACGAGCAAGCCGCGCTGGCGCTCGACATCTTCGGCCGCGAGGCCACCGCGCCGCTCACCGAGATGCTCCCGCGCGCCTCGGAGCATACGCGCGCGCTCCTGCTCTCGCTGCTCCCGAGGCTCGATCCGGAGCCCGACGCGTCGCTCTTGGTGATGCTCCGCGAAGCGCTCGACGATCCTTCGGTCGACGTGGCCCTGGCCGCCATCAAAGGGCTCGCCACCTCGGGCGACGCCAGCGATCTGGGGCGCATGATCTCGCTCACGAACCACTTCGACGTGCGGGTCGCCAAGGCCTCCGTCCTGGCGCTGCGGGCGCTCACGGCCATGCACCCCGGCCCCGCGCGCATGCTGCTGCGCGGCCTCGCGCCCGACGGCGAGCACGTCACGGCCGGCTGTGCGATGGTGGCGGCGCTCGCGGGCGTGGCCGATGGGGCCCTGCCCGACGTGGAGTTCGTGCGCCGCGCGCTCTCCAACCCCGATCCGCGCGCCCGACGGGTGGCGGTGGAGTCGCTCGCCACCTTGGGCGGCGAGGAGGCGAAGAGCGCCGTGGTCTTCGCGCTGGCCGACGAGGAGCGCGAGGTGCGCATCGCCGCGGTGCGCGCGCTGGGCCGGCTCGGCCATGGCGAGCCGCTGGTGGCGCTCATCGGCTCGAGCGACGATCGCGACGTCATCGCGGCCACCTTGCGCGCGCTCGCCGAGGCCGATCCGCACCAGGGGCTCCTCTCGGCGCGCCCGCTGGTCCGGAGCCCCGACGCGGCCATCGCGTGCGCGGCGGTCGAAGCGATTCGAGGATCGGTGGGGGCGCTGCGCGATGACGTGCTCTTCGACGCGCTCGAGCACTCCGACTCGGAGGTGGTCAAGCTTGCGCTGGCCGAGCTCTCGCGCTCCTCCGATGCGCGCGCGCTGGCGCGGCTGGGGACGTGCCTCGATCATCCTTCGTGGGAGGTGCGAAGGCTCGCCTCGGAGCTGCTCGGGCACAGCAAGGCGCCGGCGGCCAAGGAGCTCTTACGGACTCGCCTGGAACGCGAAAAAGAACCCATTGTGCGGGGAGCGCTTACCTTGGCGCTCTCGCTGCGGCCGCCACCGGGATCGGAGGAAGACTGA
- the cheB gene encoding chemotaxis-specific protein-glutamate methyltransferase CheB translates to MSTPSAPRIRLLVVDDSAYNRRNIADIFLNVPEVEVIGKAADGEEALRLTTLLKPDVITLDLEMPRMDGFTFLRILMSRQPTPVIVVSSYSQKENVFKALELGALDFVTKPDRQITPDATELREQILSKVLVVKNWRPQALVPHGLRRPAPSGPWTPEGGRPTPVPAPPVFQQPRQLVAIASSTGGPSALLEIFSKVPPTSGAGIVVAQHMPDKFTRTFAERLDRRGPVRTSEAQDGDRVGLLTGFVCPGRQCMEVIRNNSNDYVLRVGPGAQTDRYVPSADRLLKSAASAARERCIGVVLTGMGDDGVEGARAIFNNGGTVIAESQETAVVYGMPAAAVRAGVVHKVLPLPAIAEFIAGLP, encoded by the coding sequence GTGAGTACGCCCTCCGCTCCCCGCATCCGGCTCCTGGTGGTCGATGATTCGGCGTACAACCGCCGCAACATCGCCGACATCTTCCTCAACGTCCCGGAGGTCGAGGTCATCGGCAAAGCTGCCGACGGCGAAGAAGCTCTTCGCCTGACCACGCTCCTCAAGCCGGACGTCATCACGCTCGATCTCGAGATGCCGCGCATGGATGGTTTCACCTTCCTGCGCATCTTGATGTCGCGCCAGCCGACGCCCGTGATCGTGGTGTCCAGCTACTCGCAGAAAGAGAACGTCTTCAAGGCGCTGGAGCTGGGGGCGCTCGACTTCGTCACCAAGCCCGATCGCCAGATCACCCCCGACGCCACCGAGCTTCGCGAGCAGATCCTCTCGAAGGTGTTGGTCGTGAAGAACTGGCGCCCGCAAGCGCTGGTCCCGCACGGCCTGCGCCGCCCGGCCCCGAGCGGTCCATGGACCCCGGAGGGCGGCCGCCCCACCCCGGTCCCCGCGCCGCCGGTGTTTCAGCAGCCGCGCCAGCTGGTGGCCATCGCCAGCTCCACGGGCGGGCCGAGCGCGCTGCTCGAGATCTTCAGCAAGGTGCCGCCCACGTCGGGCGCGGGCATCGTGGTCGCGCAGCACATGCCGGACAAGTTCACGCGCACCTTCGCGGAGCGGCTGGATCGGCGAGGCCCGGTGCGCACCTCGGAGGCGCAAGACGGCGATCGCGTGGGGCTCCTCACCGGCTTCGTCTGCCCCGGCCGCCAGTGTATGGAAGTGATCCGGAACAACAGCAACGACTACGTCCTGCGCGTCGGCCCCGGCGCCCAGACCGATCGCTACGTGCCGAGCGCGGACCGGCTGCTCAAGAGCGCGGCCTCTGCCGCGCGCGAGCGCTGCATCGGGGTGGTGCTCACGGGCATGGGCGACGACGGCGTCGAAGGCGCGCGCGCGATCTTCAACAACGGCGGCACCGTGATCGCGGAGTCGCAGGAGACCGCCGTCGTCTACGGCATGCCCGCGGCGGCCGTGCGCGCGGGGGTCGTGCACAAAGTGCTCCCTCTTCCGGCGATCGCCGAGTTCATCGCCGGGCTTCCCTGA